A DNA window from Leptolyngbya sp. KIOST-1 contains the following coding sequences:
- the lysS gene encoding lysine--tRNA ligase, which translates to MSSDSNRPGQSASSLEDIRAARLQKVEELKQLGQNPFAYRWDVTASTADLQAKYAGLEAGEEVDVDVSLAGRILARRVFGKLAFFSLQDESGTIQLYLEKATIGAHMGATDENAFEHLKQLTDVGDILGVRGTIKRTEKGELSVKVQEYSLLTKALLPLPDKWHGLTDVAKRYRQRYVDLIVNPTVRDTFRKRALITTGIRRYLEDRGFLEIETPVLQSEAGGAEARPFVTYHNTLEMDLYLRIATELHLKRLVVGGFERVFEIGRIFRNEGVSTRHNPEFTSVEFYQAYADYHELMALTEDLVATLAKDILGTLKITYQGVDIDLTPPWRRVSMHDLVLEHTGLDFHQFATLEEAKAAVKDLGLPGLDSCDSVGKLLNEVFEEKIEATLIQPTFLIDHPVEISPLSKPHRSKPGVVERFELFIAGRETANGFSELTDPIDQRHRFELQAARKAAGDLEATGVDEDFLTALEHGMPPTCGEGIGIDRLVMLLTDSPSIRDVIAFPLLKPEREE; encoded by the coding sequence ATGTCGTCTGACTCTAACCGCCCTGGCCAAAGCGCCTCCAGCCTTGAAGACATTCGTGCGGCGCGGCTGCAAAAGGTCGAGGAACTAAAGCAGCTGGGCCAAAACCCGTTTGCCTATCGCTGGGATGTCACCGCCAGTACCGCCGATCTCCAGGCCAAGTACGCCGGTCTAGAGGCCGGAGAAGAGGTGGATGTCGATGTCTCCCTGGCCGGGAGGATTCTGGCCCGGCGAGTGTTTGGCAAGCTGGCTTTTTTTAGCCTCCAGGATGAAAGCGGCACCATTCAGCTCTACCTCGAAAAGGCCACCATTGGGGCCCACATGGGGGCAACGGATGAAAATGCCTTTGAGCATCTAAAGCAGCTCACCGACGTCGGCGATATTCTCGGCGTGCGCGGCACGATCAAGCGCACCGAAAAGGGTGAACTCTCGGTCAAGGTTCAGGAATACAGTCTGCTGACCAAGGCCCTGCTGCCCCTGCCCGACAAGTGGCACGGCCTCACCGATGTGGCCAAGCGCTACCGCCAGCGCTACGTCGATCTGATCGTCAACCCCACCGTGCGCGACACCTTTCGCAAGCGGGCGCTAATCACCACCGGTATTCGCCGCTACCTGGAGGACAGAGGCTTTTTAGAAATTGAAACTCCAGTGCTGCAAAGCGAGGCCGGGGGGGCGGAGGCGCGTCCCTTCGTCACTTACCACAACACCCTGGAGATGGATCTCTACCTGCGCATTGCCACCGAGTTGCACCTGAAGCGGCTGGTGGTGGGTGGCTTTGAGCGGGTGTTTGAGATTGGCCGCATTTTTCGCAATGAGGGGGTGTCAACCCGCCACAACCCAGAGTTTACCAGCGTAGAGTTTTACCAGGCCTACGCCGACTACCATGAGCTGATGGCCCTCACCGAGGATCTGGTAGCCACCCTGGCTAAGGATATTTTGGGCACCCTCAAAATCACCTATCAGGGGGTCGATATTGACCTCACTCCCCCCTGGCGGCGAGTCTCTATGCACGACCTGGTGCTAGAGCACACGGGGCTCGATTTCCACCAGTTTGCCACCCTGGAGGAGGCTAAGGCCGCGGTCAAAGACCTGGGCTTGCCGGGGCTCGACAGCTGCGACTCGGTGGGCAAGCTGCTGAACGAAGTGTTTGAGGAAAAAATCGAGGCCACGCTGATTCAGCCCACCTTCCTGATTGATCACCCCGTAGAGATTTCGCCGCTCTCAAAGCCCCACCGCAGCAAGCCTGGGGTGGTCGAACGCTTTGAGCTGTTCATCGCCGGGCGAGAAACCGCCAACGGTTTCTCGGAGTTGACCGACCCGATTGACCAGCGCCACCGCTTTGAGCTGCAGGCGGCACGCAAGGCGGCGGGCGACCTGGAGGCCACCGGAGTGGACGAAGACTTTTTGACGGCCCTGGAGCACGGCATGCCGCCCACCTGTGGCGAGGGCATCGGCATCGATCGCCTGGTCATGCTGCTCACCGATAGCCCCAGCATTCGCGATGTGATCGCCTTTCCCCTGCTGAAGCCTGAGCGGGAGGAGTAG